The Methanospirillum lacunae region GCACGTGCTGTGGGGAAAAAACCGGCAATTGTAGTGTTTTCTCATGAGTGGGGGGTCAATAAAAGTTTTCCGTCAAAACAGTTTGCTCAAATATACGAATCTGGCGCAACTCCCTGGGTCAGGTTAATGCTGAGATCAGATATCCATCAGAATAAACCAGAACCACTCTTCACGATGAGTCGTATTTTAAATGGGGCATATGATGCAGAACTGAGGAACTGGGCTGTTCAGGTAAAAAATCTCGGGTACCCTGTTATTGTTGAGTATGGCACTGAAGTGAATGGAAAGTGGTTCCCATGGAATGGGTACTGGACTGGAAATACGCATGGTGCAGAAAAGTTCAGGGAGACCTATCGCCATATATTTCAGGTTCTTGAGAAAGAAGGGGCATCAAATCTTATCAGAGTATACCATGTGAATTGGCATAGTGATCCTGATGAATCATGGAATACTATTGCAGCCTATTATCCGGGGGATGAATTTGTTGATATTATTGGTGTATCAGTATACGGAGCACTTACTCCAAAGGAGAAGAATGTAAAACCGTTTTCGGAGATGATGGATCTCTCATACCAGGAAATTGTTGCATTAAACACGAGTAAACCTATTATTATTGCAGAAACTGGAACCGATATTAACAATGAATATATAAATCCAGTTGTTTGGACAAAGGATGCTCTGATGAATCTGAGTAGTGGGCGGTGGCCAGGAGTTATTGGAATAGTCTGGTGGAATAGTGCATGGCCAAATGATTCAACTTCTGGATATAATACTTCGATGAGGGTAGAAGAGGATTCTACGTTGCAGGAGTTATTACACAACCTGATTGGTAATGATAGTCGATTTGTGAATAAAACAGACTTAACCTGTTAGGTTTCGCATAATGCATAGGATATTCTGATAGAACAATAGGGGCGTATAGTTTCTCCCATGAGCTCGCGTAAATCAGTAATGGTCTCTCCATAAGGTATCTTAACGTTAGAGTTTGGAAAAAGACTGGGTGCACAACTGCTTTGGCAGCTCCGCCACCTTGGCCAGATCAGGTCTCAAGGGGTTAAGGGAGGGATGATTGTGAACATTGCAAGGATTTCATCTGGTTTTGGGAACTGGAAGAAAAATGTGTAGTAATCATGGACTGAACAAGTTGGTTCTTTACGATAGTAAATTATATCTCGCTTAATTTCAGATACACCTCGGCAGGACTGACAAAAAACCCTCCATAACTTGTACCTGATGAAAAGTAACCCGGATATAGTTAGGGAATCGGAACTGGGTCATAGGTCTGACCATATATCCATGATGCATCAACCGTCGATACAATAGTGTGTCTGAAATAGGTGCATGAATCAGAATAAAATTACCTTCTCCTGAAATGTATTCCAGCCCCATCTTATCTAGTTCACATTCCATATAATGTCGCGACTCAGTAATCATGGATCGAGTGTTGCGGATATGAGAACCATCATCTTGAAGAGCACCGATTGCAGCAGCTTGCGCCAAGGCATTTACAGAATACACTGGTGAGGTGCGTCTGATAACATCAGCAACCATGGGACTCGATGCCAGATAGCCGATTCGTAAACTTGCGAGACCGTACATCTTGGAAAATGTTCTGAATACTACGAGATTCGGATAACGTGAGATGAGTTTAATACCATCCGGATAATCCGAAGCTGCAACATATTCTGCATACGCCTCATCAATAACAACTATCTGCTCACCATGCACCATATCAAGAAAATTTCTGAGTTTTTTATCGTTCCAGTATGTTCCTGTCGGATTATTGGGATTACAGAGATAGATAATCTTAGTATTTTTATCTCGTTCGGCTAGGATTGCATCACTATCAAATCCATTATTCTTAAGGGGAATGAGTTTGGTTTTTATTTCTGAGAATCCTGCGACCCATTCATACACTGAAAAGGTCTTATCTGCAGTAATAATATTATCACCAGGCTTGCAAAATGCGTGGATGATTGAATTAACACCTTCATTTGCACCATTACCAATAATAAATGAATCAATTGACAGCCCAGAGAGTTGTGACAATCGATGCCTTAAGTAATATGAATCTCCACTGGGGTATTGTGCAATTAAAACTGGATCAAATCTTACAATTGCATCAATGGCCGCCTGTGGGGGTCCTAGTACATTCTCGTTATTATTCATTCTGTGTAGGAACGGGGCATTGAATAGCTTCCTTAGTATATCATCAGGTTTACTGGGAATATAGGGGGAAATATTCTGTAAATGTGAAGGAACTTGTTTTAGGATCGAAGGTTGTGAATCATTCATCAAAGGTTTTCACCTATATAATAGAAAACAAGGATATCACTCGTTCCTCCCCAGGGGATGATATAGGACGGAAAAAATCCAGATTTTATTAGTACTGGAACTAGGAAGACTTCCATCTCGTTACTGAGATCCATCTCATATGTTATTTCTGAAATTTCCTGCTTTGTAAGATGAGAAATATGGGCAGCAAGGATTAAAGCAGCATCTGTACCAACTATTCGCAAGGTGAGTGAGGCAATTTTC contains the following coding sequences:
- a CDS encoding glycoside hydrolase family 26 protein yields the protein MRCRKFRVLLIVMLLFGCFVPVSGGIGNTSLCLPQQGAFWLGVHPPVQYHATEMDVTNSSIASFARAVGKKPAIVVFSHEWGVNKSFPSKQFAQIYESGATPWVRLMLRSDIHQNKPEPLFTMSRILNGAYDAELRNWAVQVKNLGYPVIVEYGTEVNGKWFPWNGYWTGNTHGAEKFRETYRHIFQVLEKEGASNLIRVYHVNWHSDPDESWNTIAAYYPGDEFVDIIGVSVYGALTPKEKNVKPFSEMMDLSYQEIVALNTSKPIIIAETGTDINNEYINPVVWTKDALMNLSSGRWPGVIGIVWWNSAWPNDSTSGYNTSMRVEEDSTLQELLHNLIGNDSRFVNKTDLTC
- the hisC gene encoding histidinol-phosphate transaminase produces the protein MNDSQPSILKQVPSHLQNISPYIPSKPDDILRKLFNAPFLHRMNNNENVLGPPQAAIDAIVRFDPVLIAQYPSGDSYYLRHRLSQLSGLSIDSFIIGNGANEGVNSIIHAFCKPGDNIITADKTFSVYEWVAGFSEIKTKLIPLKNNGFDSDAILAERDKNTKIIYLCNPNNPTGTYWNDKKLRNFLDMVHGEQIVVIDEAYAEYVAASDYPDGIKLISRYPNLVVFRTFSKMYGLASLRIGYLASSPMVADVIRRTSPVYSVNALAQAAAIGALQDDGSHIRNTRSMITESRHYMECELDKMGLEYISGEGNFILIHAPISDTLLYRRLMHHGYMVRPMTQFRFPNYIRVTFHQVQVMEGFLSVLPRCI